One Rhizoctonia solani chromosome 3, complete sequence genomic region harbors:
- a CDS encoding Peptidase family M28 protein: protein MRDIKLSRLQEHAKALQSFADSGGGTRVFGLKGHNASVDYVAAIAEQAGYDVQRQTFPHVYFEVLTQRFAAGAPINITAMTYSTSTPVGGITAPLVLIPDPDAAPSAGCTPADFAGVDVKGKIALIQRGACDFAVKDKNAKDAGAVGVVVYNNVPDSLLGSLLVSNDSAYIPIGSISQAGGESLARQLVAGQSINATLEILVLSEQRYSSNVIATSKAGNQSNVIFIGSHLDSVSAGPGINDNGSGSITILELAVQLAKYKLKNAVRFAWWTVEEYGIVGSGRYVDNLPDNEREKIALYINLDMVASPNYVLAVYDGDGSAGTTRAQRVYGLLCIKEPFKRPTSFNGRSDYAPFIAAGVNIPSGGLFTGAEGIKTEEQARLFGGTAGVAYDVNYHAKGDTYDNLNFEAFLINAR from the exons ATGCGA GATATCAAACTTTCGAGGCTACAAGAACATGCCAAAGCACTCCAAAGCTTTGCGGATAGTGGAGGCGGAACTCGTGTCTTTGGTTTAAAAGGTCACAATGCATCCGTCG ACTATGTAGCTGCCATTGCAGAACAAGCTGGCTACGACGTCCAGAGACAGACGTTTCCTCATGTGTATTTTGAAGTCCTCACTCAGAGGTTTGCAGCTGGG GCGCCTATCAATATCACAGCAATGACT TACTCGACTTCTACACCTGTTGGAGGCATTACTGCTCCACTTGTCCTCATACCTGACCCTGATGCGGCTCCCTCTGCTGGATGCACACCGGCGGACTTTGCAGGCGTCGACGTCAAGGGGAAAATTGCGCTCATTCAGCGGGGTGCATGTGACTTTGCTGTCAAGGACAAGAATGCCAAAGATGCAGGGGCCGTTGGTGTCGTTG TGTATAACAACGTTCCAGACTCCCTTCTGGGAAGCCTTCTGGTGTCGAAcgatagcgcatatattcccATCGGAAGCATTTCCCAAGCCGGGGGAGAATCGCTCGCTCGACAATTGGTAGCTGGTCAATCTATCAATGCCACTCTTGAGATATTGGTCCTCAGCGAGCAGAGATACAGCAGCAATGTTATTGCTACTTCAAAAGCGGGGAATCAAAGCAATGTGATCTTCATTGGCTCCCATCTCGATTCAGTTAGTGCTGGTCCCGGTATTAATGACAACGGATCTG GTTCCATCACTATTCTTGAGCTGGCCGTTCAGCTTGCCAAGTACAAGCTCAAGAACGCCGTCCGCTTTGCTTGGTGGACCGTTGAAGAGTATGGGATCGTCGGTTCCGGGCGCTATGTCGACAACCTACCTGACAATGAACGCGAGAAGATTGCGCTCTACATCAACTTGGACATGGTAGCCAGTCCAAACTATGTTCTTGCCGTCTATGATGGTGACGGATCTGCCGGAACAACCCGGGCCCAAC GTGTTTACGGACTACTTTGCATCAAAGAACCTTTCAAGCGTCCAACTTCCTTCAATGGTCGTTCTGACTACGCTCCATTCATTGCCGCCGGCGTAAACATTCCCTCTGGTGGATTGTTCACTGGCGCGGAAGGTATCAAGACCGAAGAGCAGGCTAGGCTATTTGGTGGGACCGCTGGTGTTGCATACGATGTCAACTACCACGCCAAAGGCGACACCTACGATAACCTTAACTTTGAGGCCTTCCTCATCAATGCAAGGTAA
- a CDS encoding uridine kinase, producing MADTPRLPGTAGLAYFVAGHGAKNPSAGDKNKLLVSHGRPPWYGQDGKPLTDAFVIGIAGGSASGKTHVAQEIVRSMDSIPSVVIMSQDSFYKEHTAEELELAFANQYDFDHPDAIDMPLFAQCLRDLKGCRQANVPIYSFTEHQRMEQRKYLYGANIIIVEGIMALQDPQLRDLYDVKIFVQCDSDLMLARRIKRDVAERGRDVDGILEQYLRFVKPAYDYFVAPTARQVKHNMWPLHTDERCRYADIIVPGVRNAVAIDLITTHIRKKLSERSFQFRDKLARADSLVHIITSPTVTTDTSCNLIGIYTILRDKETSREDFIFYADRLATLICEKAMEVLPFKNINVSTPTGAIADGKDVDMDNPIRQICSVTIVRAGGMLEKGLRRVMRDIAIGSLLIQSDPSSGEPMLLHSMLPSVVQRREESGDAWVFLLDAQIGTGAAALMAIRVLLDHGVAEDHIIFVTFLGVPRGGMAVIRKTFPGIRFVCGAVDDGLQEAWLHHEDGTPGRRLWSITPGMGNIGDRYYM from the exons ATGGCAGACACACCTCGACTACCAGGAACGGCTGGTTTAGCATACTTCGTCGCTGGTCATGGGGCCAAAAATCCGT CGGCTGGTGACAAGAACAAGCTCTTGGTTTCTCATGGGCGGCCGCCTTG GTATGGTCAGGATGGAAAACCCTTGACGGACGCTTTTGTTATCGGGATTGCAG GCGGTTCTGCCAGCGGCAAG ACTCATGTCGCTCAGGAGATAGTTCGATCTATGGACT CGATACCTTCTGTCGTCATTATGTCCCAGGATTCATTCTACAAAGAACATACTGCGGAGGAATTGGAACTGGCTTTTGCAAACCAATAT GATTTCGATC ATCCGGACGCAATTGATATGCCACTGTTTGCTCAG TGCCTACGAGACTTGAAAGGATGTAGGCAAGCGAACGTGCCAATCTATTCGTTTACGGAACATCAGAGAATGGAGCAAAGGAAATACTTGTATGGAGCAAATATCATAATCG TCGAGGGCATCATGGCATTGCAAGATCCTCAGTTGCGAGACCTTTACGATGTCAAG ATATTCGTACAATGCGACTCGGATCTTATGCTGGCACGTCGAATTAAACGTGATGTCGCAGAACGAGGGCGTGATGTCGATGGTATTCTCGAACA ATACTTGCGATTTGTAAAACCGGCCTATGACTATTTCGTCGCACCTACAGCAAGGCAAGTGAAGCACAATATGTGGCCATTGCATACTGACGAAAGATGTAGATATGCAGATATT ATCGTACCAGGAGTAAGGAACGCCGTTGCGATAGATCTCATTACGACACACATCCGCAAGAAGCTTTCAGAACGTTCTTTCCAGTTCAGGGACAAGTTAGCTCGTGCGGATTCCCTGGTCCACATAATCACCTCTCCAACTGTGACGACAGACACATCTTGCAATCTGATT GGCATATATACTATTTTACGTGACAAGGAGACCTCACGAGAAGATTTCATTTTTTACGCGGACCGATTGGCCACCCTGATCTGCGAGAAGGCAATGGAGGTCCTACCATTCAAGAACATAAACGTGTCTACTCCAACTGGGGCCATTGCAGACGGCAAGGATGTCGATATGGATAACCCTATCAGGCAAATCTGTTCTGTTAC CATTGTTCGCGCAGGGGGCATGCTCGAGAAGGGTCTTCGGCGCGTGATGCGGGACATCGCCATTGGGTCTCTTCTCATTCAATCTGATCCTTCTTCAGGGGAGCCGATGTTATTGCATAGTATGCTCCCATCGGTTGTTCAAAGGAGGGAAGAAAGTGGGGATGCGTGGGTGTTCTTACTCGATGCCCAG ATCGGAACTGGAGCGGCGGCATTGATGGCGATACGGGTGCTACTCGATCACGGTGTTGCTGAAGATCACATTATCTTTGTCACTTTCCTCGGCGTTCCCCGAGGTGGAATGGCCGTCATTCGAAAGACATTCCCAGGGATAAGGTTTGTGTGCGGGGCGGTTGATGATGGGCTCCAGG
- a CDS encoding Reverse transcriptase from mobile element jockey protein has product MSSSRESARVANAQQTLDTYASVAVDDVWVLYAVQEGEPVAARRQPRDTHHSEIAVLNGVWPTHVSTCSLNLPGSPIEHAASFSHPDTEFITPYLVHPAVPNNPWPDQLVVDGKSPGNSKKAAAKIIKNKIEIAEANADGNSIHSYSDAHAGTLHSIPKVGLGYTVKYGRKTLANGSTSIGPRANIYDAEIKSDQIAEQVQASRIHLYCDKQAAVRSIIHSHRHPAQYASRIFHRHAHTFLSGHPNRQILVKWLPGHSNIQGNEQADEAAKGTNASKRASRSWKKIWDEHTASRPDSSAYIPRAPSFKLHPIFNNTTLSRNVQCRLVQFLTGHGLYGEYRGRFRPHLNSQCSCDETEQTPRHSLLFCPDTAEFRHILTSASPNRTGKELFGTLPGLEAVADFISKSGIRKLGDPPATAQNMQDLTSTSIRP; this is encoded by the exons ATGTCATCTTCACGCGAGTCAGCTAGAGTAGCAAATGCCCAACAAACGCTGGACA CCTATGCTTCGGTCGCTGTGGATGATGTGTGGGTTCTGTACGCGGTACAAGAGGGGGAGCCCGTGGCCGCCCGCAGGCAGCCTAGGGATA CACATCATTCCGAGATCGCGGTATTGAATGGTGTCTGGCCGACTCACGTGTCTACATGCTCGCTCAACCTACCCGGATCCCCCATCGAGCACGCCGCGTCATTCTCACACCCAGACACTGAGTTTATCACCCCATATCTCGTCCACCCCGCTGTACCCAATAACCCATGGCCGGACCAACTCGTCGTAGACGGTAAGTCCCCCGGCAACTCCAAAAAAGCTGCAGCCAAGATTATCAAAAACAAAATCGAAATAGCCGAAGCCAACGCCGACGGAAACTCCATCCACAGCTACTCTGACGCCCATGCCGGCACCCTGCATAGCATCCCTAAAGTCGGCCTAGGCTATACCGTCAAATATGGGAGAAAAACTCTAGCAAACGGATCGACCAGCATTGGACCAAGAGCCAATATATACGACGCAGAAAT CAAATCCGACCAGATCGCCGAACAAGTTCAGGCTAGTCGCATACACCTATACTGCGACAAACAGGCTGCTGTTCGATCCATCATCCACTCACATAGACACCCCGCCCAATACGCTTCCCGAATATTCCACCGCCACGCCCACACCTTCTTATCGGGCCACCCCAACCGCCAAATACTTGTCAAATGGCTACCGGGACACTCGAACATTCAAGGAAACGAGCAAGCGGATGAAGCTGCGAAAGGGA CGAACGCTAGCAAACGAGCATCGAGGTCGTGGAAGAAGATCTGGGACGAACACACCGCGTCACGTCCGGACTCATCCGCATACATCCCCAGAGCCCCGTCGTTTAAACTCCACCCGATCTTCAATAACACGACACTGTCCCGCAACGTACAATGCCGGCTAGTCCAATTCCTCACCGGGCACGGCCTCTACGGAGAATATAGGGGTCGCTTCCGCCCACACCTCAATTCTCAATGCTCATGCGACGAAACAGAACAAACGCCCAGACATTCGCTCCTCTTCTGCCCAGACACCGCAGAATTTAGACACATACTCACAAGTGCATCGCCCAACCGCACAGGGAAAGAGCTGTTCGGAACACTGCCGGGACTGGAGGCAGTAGCTGATTTCATATCTAAATCGGGAATTAGAAAGCTTGGAGACCCGCCGGCTACCGCTCAGAATATGCAGGACCTTACGTCCACTTCCATACGTCCTTAA
- a CDS encoding F-box-like protein: MQTSVGYFPKSYPAELYESVCAIIFELSLPPAYSSLDPLIQKEDPNSPVALPSAYPAAYWSEPIARRTLASLSLVNKSWREAAKPYLWRRIEVGPVLLLVWLGVLEEVGGGDAENDNSQDNELVTRTVKQAAEAAAKVGGACAIQIHESIMAKLGVMEQQDADFVLDSGIPVELLSPPASREPSPGRLRAKSPGRWRILKTVHDLAESAAGAYVPTPDDPRPGRFIQHLDFSHFRTIGMRRSVGEGVNSRFVTGDRLETLLKEMPNLITFGATEYMDGALTLGVLTELLLRGRRLAARTRGRMLPAFINDVDDDSERRADCRPLQALDLCGCVSAVFVRALADFVSHNLLKEDGTSPNEEDARGRVGRHGARDEDDETPVAALYGLQRLGMRGVTSVPPTILTPFVLACPHLTHLDLSGTRCGPELLDALAESPSVKLVSLNLGRCSRLTGQSLVDLLCYGRSTRDLTELCLYGDATLPSPLSESELTTLITEAPCFVSGSLQYLDFSSAPLTRAHLERLASQPALRSLGLSHIPALPLEDIAWFILNKAPDTEILTLIGTSPEIARGGKVSLALHKHIIRPLCTPPFRITGLPGSSPATATEIPTRLRVIELSIATLNGLGAGAGAWRIVRSKGGRGFYVDSSAGWVASPENHGAVLQRDLPESHPLRAEVERLAMANGNVSSGVGWHARKMEVLYGTGMLGREDGLYGAVSFAYQG; this comes from the exons ATGCAGACTAGCGTAGGATACTTCCCAAAGTCGTACCCAGCAGAGCTCTACGAGAGCGTCTGTGCTATT ATTTTTGAGCTCTCATTGCCACCTGCCTATTCCTCCCTTGATCCCCTTATCCAAAAGGAAGATCCAAACTCTCCGGTCGCTCTCCCATCGGCATATCCGGCAGCTTACTGGAGTGAACCTATTGCGCGTCGCACACTCGCGAGCCTCTCTTTGGTGAACAAGTCATGGCGTGAGGCGGCCAAGCCATATCTCTGGAGGCGCATTGAGGTAGGTCCAGTCTTGTTATTAGT CTGGCTCGGAGTATTGGAGGAAGTCGGAGGTGGAGACGCCGAAAACGACAATTCTCAAGACAATGAACTCGTGACTCGTACTGTTAAACAGGCCGCTGAGGCCGCTGCCAAAGTTGGGGGGGCTTGCGCCATTCAGATCCACGAGTCGATCATGGCTAAGCTCGGAGTGATGGAGCAACAAGATGCGGATTTTGTACTGGACTCCGGAATCCCGGTTGAACTCCTGTCGCCGCCGGCTTCCCGTGAGCCCAGTCCAGGTCGGCTCCGGGCAAAAAGTCCAGGGCGGTGGCGCATTCTCAAAACCGTGCACGATCTAGCCGAAAGCGCGGCAGGCGCATATG TACCTACGCCAGATGACCCGAGGCCAGGGAGGTTCATCCAGCACCTCGACTTCAGTCATTTTAGGACTATTGGCATGCGTCGATCTGTTGGTGAAGGTGTCAACAGCCGGTTCGTCACCGGCGATCGATTAGAAACCCTCTTAAAG GAAATGCCGAATCTCATCACGTTCGGCGCGACTGAGTACATGGATGGAGCCCTCACTCTTGGTGTTTTGACGGAACTCCTCTTACGTGGTCGACGACTGGCAGCGCGCACTCGGGGCCGCATGCTCCCGGCTTTCATCAATGACGTTGATGACGACTCAGAACGCAGGGCGGATTGCCGGCCCTTGCAGGCACTTGACCTCTGCGGTTGCGTCAGTGCCGTGTTCGTCCGGGCTCTCGCGGATTTTGTCTCCCACAACCTTTTGAAAGAGGACGGAACTAGCCCCAACGAAGAGGACGCTCGCGGACGTGTCGGCCGACATGGCGCACGtgatgaagatgatgaaACGCCGGTGGCCGCGCTCTACGGCTTGCAGCGCCTAGGCATGCGTGGTGTAACCTCTGTTCCACCAACGATCCTGACGCCATTTGTCCTCGCTTGCCCGCACCTGACTCACCTTGACTTGTCTGGTACACGTTGTGGACCCGAACTATTGGATGCCCTCGCCGAGAGTCCGAGTGTCAAGTTGGTCTCGCTTAACTTGGGCCGATGCTCCCGTTTGACTGGCCAATCACTTGTTGACCTACTATGCTATGGGCGCTCGACTCGCGATCTCACAGAATTGTGTTTGTACGGCGACGCTACCCTCCCATCTCCGCTAAGCGAATCCGAACTCACTACTTTGATCACCGAAGCTCCATGCTTTGTTTCTGGATCCCTCCAATATCTCGACTTCTCTAGCGCTCCCCTGACACGTGCACATCTCGAACGTCTTGCTTCACAACCTGCCCTTCGCTCCCTTGGCCTTTCTCACATTCCCGCACTGCCACTCGAGGACATTGCGTGGTTCATCTTGAACAAGGCACCTGATACAGAAATTCTCACTCTGATCGGCACTTCCCCCGAGATCGCACGTGGCGGGAAGGTCTCGCTCGCCTTGCATAAGCACATTATCCGGCCACTATGCACCCCTCCGTTCCGGATCACCGGCTTACCCGGCTCATCACCTGCTACCGCCACGGAGATCCCCACCCGACTCCGGGTAATCGAACTCTCGATCGCCACTCTGAACGGGTTGGGCGCTGGGGCGGGCGCCTGGCGTATCGTGCGGAGCAAGGGCGGACGCGGGTTCTATGTTGACTCGAGTGCCGGATGGGTTGCTTCCCCCGAGAACCACGGTGCGGTCTTGCAACGAGATTTGCCCGAGAGCCATCCGCTGCGCGCCGAGGTCGAAAGACTAGCAATGGCAAACGGAAACGTGAGCAGCGGTGTGGGTTGGCACGCGCGCAAGATGGAGGTGCTTTACGGAACGGGAATGCTCGGACGAGAAGATGGATTGTACGGTGCTGTGTCTTTTGCATACCAAGGATAA
- a CDS encoding nucleoporin gives MATFIESTAAVEAEKAAARASSKVAAKIITAPNDSLVVQGKDLCGEIALYWRVEQVGLVCCWNTDRPCGITSHPPSGDAGKFERRWTNAYRAKHRISLSGAPYFVHFATSHTKVVVVVRADNTWNLEIFNSEDICRESVGDVKPTHTLSLGAEDVVDMQPNPSEESGRINSWGAANSADESTALTSISWSVRGKQIVAGTRGGDLVQFTPEGERKQTIPPPPSLSSPQSVVSVLWLENTVFHVVYGNPTSDPSDPTHEYEVYNILFDSKANSANYVKFIDPSPPYGVASRLSCRHYARLVGWEPAKHLIFVADGPSTDVGAIACLNQSEIEGKPSPWVTLEVDETSRIALPMDDEMNETSIMGFDLDLTATEPISNSQEAGDDAVPSPPSPILHLYTSAGLVISYHVLNSRGDKYPGMGTAEVPSAVSATPAKALASTTPAVTPAFGRAQLRLGRLHSERPGLERLQLPRNQTSAPAFGQGSGFGTTSAFGATSAFGSKPAFGSSSFGAASGGGFGKFSSTTPAGTPASGGFADLGLNLPHLVQH, from the exons ATGGCCACGTTTATTGAATCAACGGCTGCGGTTGAAGCTGAAAAGGCTGCAGCTCGTGCGTCCTCCAAGGTAGCTGCTAAAATTATCACTGCTCCGAACGACTCTCTGGTTGTCCAAGGCAAAGATCTCtgcgga GAAATAGCTCTTTATTGGCGTGTCGAACAAGTTGGGCTGGTTTGTTGCTGGAACACCGACAG GCCTTGTGGCATCACCTCTCACCCACCTTCGGGAGACGCAGGCAAGTTCGAACGGAGATGGACCAACGCCTATAGAGCCAAGCACCGCATCTCATTATCCGGCGCACCGTATTTTGTTCACTTTGCCACATCGCATACCAAGGTTGTCGTTGTCGTTCGGGCGGATAATACATGGAACTTGGAGATATTCAATTCGGAGGACATATGCAGGGAAAGTGTAGGAGAC GTTAAACCAACACACACGCTGTCACTTGGTGCAGAGGATGTTGTTGACATGCAACCCAACCCAAGCGAAGAATCAGG CCGCATAAATTCATGGGGGGCCGCGAACTCTGCCGACGAGTCAACAGCGCTTACTTCGA TTTCGTGGTCTGTTCGAGGGAAGCAAATTGTGGCAGGGACGCGGGGCGGAGACCTAGTGCAATTTACACCTGAAGGAGAACGAAAACAAACCATTCCACCTCCGCCTTCCTTGTCGTCGCCCCAGTCGGTAGTATCGGTGCTATGGCTGGAGAATACAGTGTTCCATGTCGTATACGGGAATCCGACTTCTGACCCTTCCGATCCAACTCACGAATACGAAGTGTACAACATCCTTTTTGACTCCAAGGCAAATAGTGCAAACTATGTGAAGTTTATCGACCCTTCACCTCCATATGGTGTGGCCAGCCGGCTATCCTGTCGACATTATGCACGTTTAGTAGGATGGGAACCCGCAAAACACCTCATATTCGTAGCCGACGGTCCCTCAACAGACGTAGGCGCAATCGCATGTTTGAATCAATCTGAAATTGAGGGCAAGCCGTCCCCTTGGGTTACACTCGAAGTGGACGAAACATCTCGAATCGCGTTGCCCATGGACGACGAAATGAACGAAACTTCGATTATGGGATTTGATCTTGATCTCACTGCGACCGAGCCTATCAGCAACTCTCAGGAAGCGGGCGATGACGCGGTTCCCTCACCTCCTTCGCCCATCTTGCATTTATATACATCGGCTGGCTTAGTTATCAGCTACCACGTCCTGAATTCTAGGGGAGATAAGTATCCTGGTATGGGAACAGCTGAAGTGCCTTCCGCTGTTAGTGCGACTCCGGCCAAAGCCTTGGCGAGTACGACTCCGGCTGTGACTCCTGCATTTGGGCGAGCACAACTCCGGCTGGGACGCCTGCATTCGGAACGACCGGGTTTGGAACGTCTACAACTCCCGCGAAACCAG ACATCTGCACCTGCGTTCGGGCAAGGTTCAGGATTCGGGACAACATCTGCATTCGGGGCAACGTCTGCATTTGGATCCAAGCCAGCTTTTGGATCGTCCTCATTTGGAGCTGCCAGCGGAGGCGGGTTTGGAAAGTTCAGTTCCACCACTCCGGCGGGTACACCTGCGAGCGGCGGATTTGCGGATTTGGGTCTAAACCTGCCACATTTGGTTCAACATTAG